In one Massilia endophytica genomic region, the following are encoded:
- a CDS encoding glycosyltransferase family 4 protein has protein sequence MRVLHFYKTYYPDSWGGVEQVIRQMCVGTSSLGVHNEVLTLTRNGGPEEMVIEGHTVHRASHNFEIASNAFSWASLGKLARLAEEADIIHYHFPWPFMDMAHFIARVKKPSVVTYHSDIVRQKKLMVFYAPLMHRFLGSVDAIVATSPNYFASSEVLKRYNGKVRSIPIGLDKSTYPVARPELLQQWRERCGERFFLFVGVLRYYKGLHILLDAMAKLDYPVVIVGAGPIEQELKEHARRLGLTHVQFVGAVDEHDKVALLELCYAMVFPSHLRSEAFGISLLEGAMYGKAMISSEIGTGTTYINVDGETGLVVPPDDSEAFGDAMRKLWDKPEMAAEMGRRAEVRYWELFTARQMAENYTALYRELTGRN, from the coding sequence ATGCGCGTCCTCCATTTCTACAAGACCTACTATCCCGACTCCTGGGGTGGCGTCGAACAGGTGATCCGCCAGATGTGCGTGGGCACGTCCAGCCTTGGCGTGCATAACGAGGTGCTGACCCTCACGCGCAACGGCGGCCCGGAGGAAATGGTGATCGAAGGGCACACGGTACACCGCGCGTCCCACAACTTCGAGATTGCATCCAATGCCTTTTCCTGGGCTTCCCTGGGCAAGCTCGCGCGCCTGGCGGAGGAGGCAGACATCATCCACTACCACTTCCCCTGGCCCTTCATGGACATGGCGCACTTCATCGCGCGCGTGAAGAAGCCGAGCGTGGTGACCTATCACTCCGACATCGTGCGCCAGAAGAAGCTGATGGTCTTCTACGCGCCCCTGATGCACCGTTTCCTCGGCAGTGTGGACGCCATCGTGGCCACCTCGCCCAACTACTTCGCCTCGTCCGAAGTGCTGAAGCGCTATAACGGCAAGGTGCGCTCCATCCCCATTGGCCTGGACAAATCTACTTATCCCGTGGCGCGCCCGGAGCTGCTGCAGCAGTGGCGCGAGCGCTGCGGCGAGCGCTTCTTCCTCTTTGTGGGTGTGCTGCGCTACTACAAGGGCCTGCATATCCTTCTGGATGCGATGGCGAAGCTGGACTATCCGGTAGTGATCGTGGGCGCGGGCCCCATCGAGCAGGAGCTGAAGGAGCACGCGCGGCGCCTTGGCCTGACTCATGTGCAGTTCGTGGGCGCGGTCGACGAGCACGACAAGGTGGCGCTGCTGGAACTGTGCTATGCCATGGTGTTCCCGTCGCACCTGCGCTCGGAAGCCTTCGGCATATCGCTGCTGGAAGGCGCCATGTACGGCAAGGCGATGATATCGAGCGAGATCGGCACCGGGACCACCTACATCAATGTGGACGGAGAGACCGGCCTGGTGGTGCCGCCGGACGATTCCGAGGCTTTCGGCGACGCCATGCGCAAGCTGTGGGACAAGCCTGAGATGGCGGCCGAGATGGGCCGCCGCGCGGAAGTGCGCTACTGGGAGCTGTTCACGGCGCGCCAGATGGCGGAGAACTACACGGCGCTGTACCGCGAGCTCACCGGCCGGAATTAG
- a CDS encoding glycosyltransferase family 4 protein, with amino-acid sequence MSQAAAIPRIGLSTTTTEPGLTGGRLDGIGVYSRALLRYLPQVGCAVQPYSFGPAASLTVGKPMPSSFPLATLRDLVTPGRQHMDVDLFHATDYRIVRMDRPVVATLHDALPIVHPEWCNPRLRGLKNWLQARAARKADRVIAHTHYTIPELVTAFGVDESRISVVPCGVDDEWLEAPAPEAVAAALAEYKLRPGYFFFVGTIQPRKNVDRLLEAYLALPASIRAQRQLLVVGAAGARSEGTVARIKAAQQNGENVVWLSSLTSHEQLRHLYAGAGVFVFPSLYEGFGIPVVEAFASGVPVIAANTTSLPEVSRGAALEIDPLSTPELGAAMLEMARDDALRKRCIAAGKVRAVDLTWRETARRTAAVYQQLLK; translated from the coding sequence GTGAGCCAGGCCGCAGCCATTCCGCGCATCGGCCTTTCCACGACGACGACTGAACCCGGGCTGACCGGCGGCCGCCTCGATGGAATCGGCGTCTACAGCCGCGCGCTGCTGCGCTACCTGCCGCAGGTGGGATGCGCGGTACAGCCTTACTCCTTCGGTCCCGCCGCCAGCCTCACGGTCGGCAAGCCGATGCCTTCGTCCTTCCCGCTTGCCACCCTGCGCGACCTGGTCACACCGGGGCGCCAGCACATGGATGTGGATCTCTTCCACGCCACCGACTACCGCATCGTGCGCATGGACAGGCCCGTGGTGGCCACCCTGCACGACGCGCTGCCCATCGTGCATCCCGAGTGGTGCAACCCTCGCCTGCGCGGCCTGAAGAACTGGCTGCAGGCCAGGGCCGCGCGCAAGGCGGACCGCGTGATCGCGCACACGCATTACACGATTCCCGAGCTGGTGACGGCCTTCGGCGTGGACGAGAGCCGCATCAGCGTCGTTCCCTGCGGCGTGGACGATGAATGGCTGGAAGCGCCCGCGCCGGAAGCGGTGGCCGCCGCCCTGGCCGAGTACAAACTGCGGCCCGGTTATTTCTTCTTCGTAGGCACCATCCAGCCGCGCAAGAATGTGGACCGCCTGCTGGAAGCCTATCTTGCGCTGCCCGCCAGCATCCGCGCCCAGCGCCAGCTCCTGGTCGTGGGCGCCGCCGGGGCGCGTTCCGAGGGCACGGTGGCGCGCATCAAGGCCGCGCAGCAGAACGGCGAGAACGTGGTGTGGCTGAGCAGCCTCACCAGCCATGAGCAGCTGCGCCACCTCTACGCGGGGGCGGGCGTGTTCGTCTTCCCTTCGCTGTACGAAGGCTTCGGCATTCCGGTGGTGGAGGCCTTCGCCTCCGGCGTGCCCGTCATTGCGGCCAATACCACCTCGCTGCCGGAAGTGTCGCGCGGCGCGGCTCTCGAAATCGATCCGCTTTCCACGCCAGAACTGGGCGCCGCCATGCTGGAAATGGCGCGCGACGATGCACTGCGCAAGCGCTGCATCGCGGCGGGGAAAGTGCGCGCCGTGGACCTGACCTGGCGCGAAACGGCGCGCAGGACTGCCGCCGTCTACCAGCAACTTCTGAAGTAA
- a CDS encoding NAD-dependent epimerase/dehydratase family protein: MTRRLELLSPAREGAGKRALVTGLAGFTGDYVARELRLAGYEVFGTSVPGHAHAENMIAVDLTDRAAVAAAVQQVQPDVVVHLAAIAFVAHSDIEQIYRVNVVGTRNLLEALAVLPKKPSAVLLASSANIYGNTDVENIHEDVPAAPANDYAVSKLSMEYMAKLWMDKLPIIMVRPFNYTGVGQHENFLLPKIVAHFRRKEARIELGNLHVWRDFSDVRVVSAAYRHLLAAPEAIGRVFNISSGKAWSLGEALEMMERIAGYRIDVFVNPAFVRANEVARLTGDNRRLASVVGAIEPPPLEQTLRWMYEA; the protein is encoded by the coding sequence ATGACGCGCCGCCTGGAGCTGCTCTCCCCGGCGCGTGAAGGCGCAGGCAAACGCGCCCTCGTGACCGGCCTGGCCGGCTTCACCGGCGACTACGTGGCGCGGGAGCTGCGCCTGGCGGGCTACGAAGTCTTCGGCACTTCGGTGCCTGGCCATGCGCACGCGGAAAACATGATCGCGGTCGACCTCACCGACCGCGCCGCCGTGGCGGCTGCCGTGCAGCAGGTGCAGCCGGACGTGGTGGTGCACCTCGCCGCCATCGCCTTCGTTGCCCACTCGGACATCGAGCAGATCTACCGCGTCAACGTGGTGGGCACCCGCAACCTGCTGGAAGCGCTGGCGGTCCTGCCGAAGAAGCCTTCCGCCGTGCTGCTCGCATCGAGCGCCAATATCTACGGCAATACGGACGTCGAAAATATCCACGAGGATGTTCCCGCCGCCCCGGCCAACGACTACGCCGTGAGCAAACTCTCCATGGAATACATGGCGAAGCTGTGGATGGACAAGCTGCCCATCATCATGGTGCGGCCTTTCAACTACACGGGCGTGGGCCAGCACGAGAACTTCCTGCTGCCGAAGATCGTTGCCCATTTCCGCCGCAAGGAAGCGCGCATCGAGCTGGGCAACCTGCACGTATGGCGCGATTTCTCGGACGTGCGCGTCGTGTCCGCCGCCTACCGCCACCTGCTGGCAGCTCCCGAGGCCATTGGCCGCGTGTTCAATATCAGCTCCGGCAAGGCCTGGTCCCTTGGCGAGGCGCTGGAAATGATGGAGCGCATCGCGGGCTACAGGATCGATGTCTTCGTGAACCCGGCCTTCGTGCGCGCAAACGAGGTGGCGCGCCTGACGGGCGACAACCGCCGCCTGGCCTCCGTGGTAGGCGCCATCGAGCCGCCGCCGCTCGAACAAACTTTGCGCTGGATGTACGAGGCGTGA
- the gmd gene encoding GDP-mannose 4,6-dehydratase — MQTTKRALITGITGQDGAYLAQLLLEKGYEVSGTFRRTSSVNFWRIEELGIQNHPKLKLVEFDLTDLGTSIRLLQQGNFDEIYNLAAQSFVGVSFEQPVTTAEITGVGVVNLLEAIRIVNPKIRFYQASTSEMFGKVQAIPQKEDTPFYPRSPYGVAKLYAHWMTVNYRESYGIFGSSGILFNHESPLRGREFVTRKITDSVAKIKLGKLDVLELGNLDAKRDWGFAKEYVEGMWRILQADKPDTYVLATNRTETVRDFVTMAFKAAGIAIEWQGSGENETGHDAQSGKVLVRISPKFYRPAEVDLLIGDPSKAMKELGWKPNTSLEELCQMMVEADIRRNTAGFSF, encoded by the coding sequence ATGCAAACGACCAAGCGCGCCCTGATCACGGGCATTACCGGCCAGGATGGCGCCTATCTCGCACAGCTGCTGCTCGAAAAGGGCTATGAAGTCAGCGGCACCTTCCGCCGCACCAGCTCCGTCAACTTCTGGCGCATCGAGGAACTGGGCATCCAGAACCATCCGAAGCTGAAGCTGGTCGAATTCGACCTGACCGACCTTGGCACCTCCATCCGCCTGCTGCAGCAGGGGAACTTCGACGAGATCTACAACCTGGCCGCGCAGAGCTTCGTGGGCGTGTCCTTCGAACAGCCCGTAACCACCGCCGAAATCACGGGCGTGGGCGTGGTGAACCTGCTGGAAGCCATCCGCATCGTCAATCCGAAGATCCGCTTCTACCAGGCCTCCACTTCCGAGATGTTCGGCAAGGTGCAGGCCATTCCGCAAAAGGAAGACACGCCTTTCTACCCGCGCAGCCCTTACGGCGTGGCCAAGCTGTACGCCCACTGGATGACGGTGAACTACCGCGAGTCCTACGGCATCTTCGGCAGCTCGGGCATCCTGTTCAACCACGAGTCCCCGCTGCGCGGCCGCGAATTCGTGACCCGCAAGATCACCGACTCCGTCGCCAAGATCAAGCTGGGCAAGCTGGACGTGCTGGAGCTGGGCAATCTGGACGCCAAGCGCGACTGGGGCTTCGCCAAGGAATACGTGGAAGGCATGTGGCGCATCCTGCAGGCCGACAAGCCGGACACCTATGTGCTGGCCACCAACCGCACCGAGACCGTGCGCGATTTCGTGACCATGGCCTTCAAGGCCGCGGGCATCGCCATCGAGTGGCAGGGCAGCGGCGAGAACGAGACCGGCCATGACGCCCAGAGCGGCAAGGTGCTGGTGCGCATCAGCCCGAAATTCTACCGTCCGGCGGAAGTGGACCTGCTGATCGGCGATCCCTCGAAGGCCATGAAGGAACTGGGCTGGAAGCCGAACACCTCGCTGGAAGAGTTGTGCCAGATGATGGTGGAAGCCGATATCCGCCGCAACACCGCAGGCTTCTCCTTCTGA
- a CDS encoding DUF2214 family protein — MTADLVLASVHHLLAFGLFAVLTAELMLVRYAVNPVALRRLGVIDAVYGLVAVALIIVGFARVFHGAKGSEFYLQNPVFWTKIALFAAVGLLSIVPTVRILRWQKRLKADAGWQPPAAELQQVRRFVMIEIHIAAFIPIAAAMMARGVGLG; from the coding sequence ATGACGGCCGACCTGGTTCTCGCAAGCGTCCACCACCTGCTGGCCTTCGGGCTGTTCGCCGTGCTCACCGCGGAGCTCATGCTCGTGCGCTACGCGGTGAACCCGGTGGCTCTGCGCCGCCTCGGCGTGATCGATGCGGTGTATGGCCTGGTGGCCGTGGCGCTCATCATCGTCGGCTTCGCGCGGGTCTTCCACGGCGCGAAGGGATCGGAGTTCTATCTGCAGAATCCCGTCTTCTGGACCAAGATCGCGCTGTTCGCGGCGGTGGGCCTCCTGTCCATCGTGCCGACCGTGCGCATCCTGCGCTGGCAGAAGCGCCTGAAGGCCGATGCGGGCTGGCAGCCGCCCGCCGCGGAGCTGCAGCAGGTTCGCCGCTTCGTCATGATCGAGATCCATATCGCGGCCTTCATCCCCATCGCCGCCGCCATGATGGCGCGGGGCGTGGGCCTCGGCTGA
- a CDS encoding NADP-dependent malic enzyme encodes MDSSPEKKEELRQQLRLAALEYHECPRPGKISVTPTKQLTNQRDLALAYSPGVAAPCEEIVADPANAYKYTARGNLVAVISNGTAVLGLGNIGALASKPVMEGKGVLFKKFAGIDVFDIEINEQDPDKLIDIIAALEPTFGGVNLEDIKAPECFYIERKLREKMKIPVFHDDQHGTAIIVGAAILNGIQLVGKNIKECKLVVSGAGAAALACLDLIVDLGFPLENIYVTDLAGVVYKGRKELMDPDKERFARDTPARTLGEVIADADIFLGLSAGGVLKQDMVKQMAPNPLILALANPTPEILPEEVKAVRGDAVICTGRSDYPNQVNNVLCFPYIFRGALDCGATTITREMEIAVVHAIAELAHAEQSDIVATTYGFTNLAFGPEYLIPMPFDPRLLIKIAPAVAKAAEESGVASRPINNLEAYADSLQEFVYRSGSFMKPLFSVAKAQHPDLKRIVYAEGEEERVLRAVQVVVDERLARPILVGRPPVLESRIQKFGLRLKQGVDFDVINPDYDDRYRDYWTSYYELTKRKGVVEEYAKLEMRRRHSLIGAMMIKKGDADGMICGTFGTTQLHLHYIDQVLGKRAGANVYAAMNVLVLPERQVAMVDTHVNENPTADQLAEITIMAAEEMRRFGLHPSAALLSHSNFGSSNSESAQKMRAALALVRERAPELEVDGEMHGDTALDSKLRRKLMPDSDLERDANLLVMPNIEAANIAYNLVKTAGNGIAVGPILLGCAAPVHILTPSATVRRIVNMTALCVVDIVAQRKG; translated from the coding sequence ATGGATTCCTCCCCCGAGAAGAAAGAAGAACTGAGACAGCAGCTGCGCCTGGCCGCACTGGAATATCATGAGTGCCCGCGTCCCGGCAAGATCAGCGTGACGCCGACCAAGCAGCTGACCAACCAGCGCGACCTGGCGCTGGCTTATTCTCCCGGTGTGGCCGCGCCCTGCGAAGAAATCGTTGCCGACCCTGCCAATGCCTACAAATATACCGCACGGGGCAACCTGGTCGCGGTCATCTCCAACGGCACCGCCGTCCTCGGCCTGGGCAATATCGGCGCCCTGGCGTCCAAGCCCGTCATGGAAGGCAAGGGCGTGCTGTTCAAGAAGTTCGCCGGCATCGACGTCTTCGACATCGAGATCAACGAGCAGGACCCGGACAAGCTGATCGACATCATCGCGGCCCTGGAGCCCACCTTCGGCGGCGTGAACCTGGAAGACATCAAGGCCCCCGAGTGCTTCTACATCGAGCGCAAGCTGCGCGAGAAGATGAAGATTCCCGTCTTCCACGACGACCAGCACGGCACCGCCATCATCGTGGGCGCCGCCATCCTGAACGGCATCCAGCTGGTGGGCAAGAACATCAAGGAATGCAAGCTGGTGGTCTCCGGCGCGGGCGCCGCGGCGCTGGCCTGCCTGGACCTGATCGTGGACCTGGGCTTCCCGCTCGAGAACATCTACGTCACCGACCTGGCCGGCGTGGTCTACAAGGGCCGCAAGGAGCTCATGGACCCGGACAAGGAGCGCTTCGCGCGCGACACCCCGGCCCGCACCTTGGGCGAGGTGATCGCCGATGCCGACATCTTCCTCGGTCTTTCCGCCGGCGGTGTGCTGAAGCAGGACATGGTCAAGCAGATGGCCCCGAACCCGCTGATCCTGGCGCTGGCCAATCCCACGCCCGAGATCCTGCCGGAAGAAGTGAAGGCCGTGCGCGGCGACGCCGTGATCTGCACCGGCCGTTCGGACTATCCGAACCAGGTCAACAACGTGCTGTGCTTCCCCTACATCTTCCGCGGCGCCCTCGATTGCGGCGCCACCACCATCACGCGCGAAATGGAAATCGCGGTGGTGCACGCCATCGCCGAACTGGCGCACGCCGAGCAGTCGGACATCGTGGCCACCACCTACGGCTTCACCAACCTGGCTTTCGGCCCGGAATACCTGATCCCGATGCCATTCGACCCGCGCCTGCTGATCAAGATCGCCCCGGCCGTGGCCAAGGCGGCCGAGGAATCGGGCGTGGCATCGCGCCCGATCAACAACCTGGAAGCCTACGCCGACAGCCTGCAGGAATTCGTGTACCGCTCCGGCTCCTTCATGAAGCCCCTGTTCTCGGTGGCCAAGGCCCAGCATCCGGACCTGAAGCGCATTGTGTACGCGGAAGGCGAAGAAGAGCGCGTGCTGCGCGCCGTGCAGGTGGTGGTGGACGAGCGCCTGGCCCGTCCTATCCTCGTGGGCCGTCCGCCCGTGCTGGAAAGCCGCATCCAGAAGTTCGGCCTGCGCCTGAAGCAGGGCGTGGACTTCGACGTCATCAACCCGGACTACGACGACCGCTACCGCGACTACTGGACCTCCTACTACGAGCTCACCAAGCGCAAGGGCGTGGTCGAGGAATATGCGAAGCTGGAAATGCGCCGCCGCCATAGCCTGATCGGCGCCATGATGATCAAGAAGGGCGACGCGGACGGCATGATCTGCGGCACCTTCGGCACCACCCAGCTGCACCTGCACTACATCGACCAGGTGCTGGGCAAGCGCGCGGGCGCCAACGTGTATGCGGCGATGAACGTGCTGGTGCTGCCTGAGCGCCAGGTGGCCATGGTGGACACCCACGTCAACGAGAATCCGACGGCGGACCAGCTGGCCGAGATCACCATCATGGCGGCCGAGGAGATGCGCCGCTTCGGCCTGCACCCGAGCGCGGCCCTGCTGTCGCACTCGAACTTCGGCTCCTCCAACAGCGAGTCGGCGCAGAAGATGCGCGCCGCCCTGGCCCTGGTGCGCGAACGCGCGCCGGAACTGGAAGTGGACGGCGAAATGCACGGCGATACGGCGCTGGACTCCAAGCTGCGCCGCAAGCTGATGCCGGACTCCGACCTGGAGCGCGACGCCAACCTGCTGGTGATGCCGAACATCGAGGCGGCCAACATCGCCTACAACCTGGTGAAAACGGCGGGCAACGGCATCGCGGTCGGCCCCATCCTCCTGGGCTGCGCCGCGCCGGTGCATATCCTGACGCCATCGGCCACCGTGCGCCGCATCGTCAACATGACGGCGCTGTGCGTGGTGGATATCGTCGCCCAGCGCAAGGGCTGA
- a CDS encoding rubrerythrin family protein, which translates to MSSPTLKNLEAAFAGEAMAHVKYRYFAKLARAAGAPEVAQLFEETAEQEVLHAFGHLDLLYPRDRTTPARALEIAIEGETYEFSEMYPQFRHLALEEGEQAAAEEFQEQIGESQEHAAAFRRMLEVAAKRFGALSNVEERHAKNYRAALAKLSGE; encoded by the coding sequence ATGTCATCGCCAACCCTGAAGAACCTCGAAGCCGCATTTGCGGGTGAAGCCATGGCGCACGTGAAGTACCGCTATTTCGCCAAACTGGCGCGGGCGGCGGGCGCCCCCGAGGTGGCCCAGCTCTTCGAGGAGACGGCTGAACAGGAGGTGCTGCACGCTTTCGGCCACCTGGACCTGCTCTATCCGCGCGACCGCACCACGCCCGCGCGCGCCCTGGAAATCGCCATCGAGGGCGAAACCTACGAGTTCAGCGAGATGTATCCCCAGTTCCGCCACCTGGCGCTGGAGGAAGGCGAACAGGCGGCGGCCGAGGAGTTCCAGGAGCAGATCGGCGAATCGCAGGAGCATGCCGCGGCCTTCCGCCGCATGCTGGAGGTGGCGGCCAAGCGCTTCGGCGCCCTGTCCAATGTGGAAGAGCGCCACGCAAAGAACTACCGCGCGGCCCTCGCCAAACTGTCGGGAGAATGA
- a CDS encoding rubredoxin, translating to MKTFQCVVCGFIYDEAAGLPDEGIAPGTAWADIPEDWSCPDCGVAKRDFEMVQI from the coding sequence GTGAAGACCTTCCAGTGCGTGGTGTGCGGCTTCATCTACGACGAGGCGGCCGGGCTGCCGGACGAAGGCATCGCCCCCGGCACCGCGTGGGCCGACATTCCCGAGGACTGGTCCTGCCCCGACTGCGGCGTGGCCAAGCGCGATTTCGAGATGGTGCAGATCTGA
- the thiL gene encoding thiamine-phosphate kinase: protein MLSEFGLIRQYFERAKPQRAVLGIGDDCALLAPTPGMLTAISSDMLVEGRHFFAGEDPRRLGHKSLAVNLSDLAAMGARPVAFTLALALPEANREWLEGFSAGLFELADLHGCELIGGDTTKGPLNICVTVFGELEPGRALRRDAARAGDDIWISGTLGDARLALAGYRGEYALDAAQQQAAGRRMHLPTPRVQLGMALAQQGIAHAAIDISDGLVGDLGHILERSGMGATLDVDALPAGPVLATRDMAMRRAFTAAGGDDYELCFTAPASARDAVLAAGLATDTAVTRVGRIEAEAGLRLVDAQGSPLDLALASFDHFAS, encoded by the coding sequence ATGCTCTCCGAATTCGGCCTGATACGGCAGTATTTCGAACGTGCGAAGCCGCAGCGCGCGGTGCTGGGCATCGGCGACGACTGCGCGCTGCTGGCGCCCACGCCGGGCATGCTGACGGCCATCTCCTCGGACATGCTGGTGGAAGGCCGCCACTTCTTCGCGGGCGAGGATCCGCGCCGCCTGGGCCACAAAAGCCTGGCCGTGAATCTCTCCGACCTGGCGGCCATGGGCGCGCGCCCCGTGGCCTTCACGCTGGCCCTGGCCCTGCCGGAGGCGAATCGCGAATGGCTGGAAGGCTTTTCCGCTGGCCTGTTCGAACTGGCCGACCTGCACGGCTGCGAACTGATAGGCGGCGACACCACCAAGGGCCCGCTCAATATCTGCGTCACCGTGTTCGGCGAACTGGAGCCGGGCCGCGCCCTGCGGCGCGACGCGGCGCGGGCCGGTGACGATATCTGGATCTCGGGCACCCTGGGCGACGCGCGGCTTGCACTGGCGGGCTACCGGGGCGAATACGCACTGGACGCGGCGCAGCAGCAGGCGGCTGGCCGGCGCATGCACCTGCCCACGCCGCGCGTGCAGCTCGGCATGGCGCTCGCGCAGCAGGGCATCGCCCACGCCGCCATCGACATCTCGGACGGCCTGGTGGGAGACCTGGGCCACATACTGGAGCGCTCGGGCATGGGAGCCACGCTGGATGTGGACGCCCTGCCCGCCGGGCCGGTGCTCGCCACCCGCGACATGGCCATGCGGCGCGCCTTCACGGCAGCGGGCGGCGACGATTATGAACTGTGCTTCACGGCGCCAGCTTCGGCGCGCGATGCCGTGCTGGCCGCGGGACTGGCCACGGATACGGCCGTGACCCGCGTGGGCCGCATCGAGGCCGAAGCGGGACTGCGCCTGGTGGATGCACAAGGCTCCCCCCTCGACCTGGCGCTCGCCAGCTTCGACCACTTCGCTTCCTGA